The Citrifermentans bemidjiense Bem genome window below encodes:
- a CDS encoding TIGR02594 family protein, producing MNSNSSKPASGIFHNAPWMDIARKEVGQKEIAGPEDNPRILSYHATTTLKATDDETPWCSSFVNWCLMQVGIKGTNSAAAKSWLHWGRPSGPVPGAVVVVCSSKRTDRSFSTSGAHVGFLIEETATDFRLLGGNQGNKVQESRFPKATWNLLGSRWPPYHQR from the coding sequence ATGAACAGCAACAGCTCAAAGCCCGCCAGTGGCATTTTCCATAACGCCCCGTGGATGGACATCGCCAGGAAGGAAGTCGGGCAGAAGGAGATTGCCGGCCCTGAGGACAACCCAAGAATCCTTTCCTACCATGCCACGACGACTCTTAAAGCCACCGATGACGAGACACCCTGGTGTTCGTCCTTCGTCAACTGGTGCCTCATGCAAGTGGGCATAAAAGGGACAAACTCGGCTGCGGCCAAAAGTTGGCTCCATTGGGGGAGGCCTTCAGGACCTGTCCCAGGGGCGGTCGTTGTTGTCTGCAGCAGCAAGCGTACCGACCGAAGTTTTTCAACCTCTGGCGCGCATGTCGGCTTCCTCATTGAAGAGACCGCCACAGACTTTCGGCTGCTTGGAGGCAATCAAGGGAACAAGGTGCAGGAGTCGCGGTTTCCTAAAGCAACATGGAATCTTTTGGGCAGCCGCTGGCCGCCCTACCATCAACGGTAA
- a CDS encoding response regulator transcription factor — protein sequence MSSREIECLRCSAEGKTSWEISQILGVSERTVTFHMQNASGKLQVSNRSHAVARAVSLGVVF from the coding sequence TTGAGCAGCCGGGAAATAGAGTGCCTGCGGTGCTCGGCCGAAGGAAAGACGTCGTGGGAGATCTCGCAGATTCTTGGAGTATCAGAGCGGACCGTAACCTTTCATATGCAAAATGCCTCGGGAAAACTGCAGGTCTCCAACCGTTCCCACGCCGTTGCACGAGCTGTTTCGCTGGGAGTTGTTTTTTGA
- a CDS encoding autoinducer binding domain-containing protein, which produces MQTEGWRRSAGKFGLRSGVSIPIHDAEGRRAMLSLVSSLQADLLCRVSGEVLRHSRLRRRPASCRGAVGASDRHRRPG; this is translated from the coding sequence GTGCAAACGGAAGGGTGGCGGCGATCTGCCGGCAAATTCGGACTAAGAAGCGGAGTCAGCATCCCCATTCATGACGCTGAGGGACGAAGGGCCATGTTGAGCCTTGTGTCCAGTCTCCAGGCCGATCTATTATGCCGGGTATCGGGAGAAGTATTGCGGCATTCCCGTCTGCGACGCCGACCAGCTTCCTGCAGGGGCGCGGTCGGAGCATCTGATCGCCATCGGCGGCCCGGATGA
- a CDS encoding AraC family transcriptional regulator produces MEGGTKAAREALRESIARWTNNGILGQTSVPRLGIFRQDELTEPMSVVYEPSICMVVQGSKRVLVGSETHVYDDHHYLITSVDLPTFVQVVEATKERPLLGLQLKFDIHEVSQLLLDDNFLHHRQQQSLHGMATSEVTLPLLTAFQRLIDLLDEEHDIPILAPIIQKEITYRLLVGEQGARLRQIAMAGSQSQQIARAIGWLKSNFKQQLRIEELASQARMSTSSFHNHFRSMTALSPLQYQKHLRLHEARRLMLAESLDAATAAFQVGYESPSQFSREYNRLFGAPPLRDISKFRLSDGGRTRI; encoded by the coding sequence ATGGAGGGCGGGACAAAAGCGGCGCGCGAAGCTTTGAGAGAGAGCATTGCCCGATGGACGAACAACGGGATTCTAGGCCAAACGTCGGTACCCAGATTGGGGATATTCCGGCAGGACGAACTGACGGAACCTATGAGCGTGGTGTACGAGCCCAGCATCTGCATGGTCGTGCAGGGCTCAAAGCGCGTGCTGGTTGGCAGCGAAACGCATGTGTATGACGATCACCATTACTTGATCACGTCGGTGGACCTGCCCACTTTCGTCCAGGTCGTAGAAGCAACCAAAGAAAGGCCTCTGCTGGGGCTACAGTTGAAGTTCGACATACACGAGGTCTCTCAACTGTTATTGGATGACAATTTCCTTCATCATCGTCAGCAGCAATCCCTGCATGGCATGGCGACCAGCGAAGTCACCTTGCCGCTGCTCACCGCCTTTCAACGCCTGATCGACCTACTTGACGAAGAACATGACATTCCGATCCTTGCGCCGATCATTCAAAAGGAGATCACCTACCGCTTGCTTGTGGGGGAACAGGGCGCGCGTTTGCGCCAGATAGCAATGGCAGGAAGCCAGAGTCAGCAGATAGCGCGGGCGATCGGATGGCTGAAGAGCAACTTCAAGCAACAGCTTCGCATCGAAGAGCTCGCTTCCCAGGCACGCATGAGCACCTCATCCTTTCATAACCATTTCCGGTCCATGACCGCCTTAAGCCCCTTGCAGTACCAAAAGCATCTGCGCCTGCATGAGGCCAGGCGCCTAATGCTGGCAGAGTCGCTGGATGCGGCAACCGCCGCGTTTCAAGTAGGCTACGAGAGCCCTTCCCAGTTCAGCCGCGAGTATAACCGCCTCTTCGGCGCGCCACCGCTACGGGATATCTCGAAGTTCCGCCTTTCGGACGGCGGTCGCACACGGATCTAG
- a CDS encoding iron-containing alcohol dehydrogenase codes for MQFEYYNPTRLIFAAGALARLGEIAGRHGKRALLVTGGGSVKRNGVFDRAVASLKLAGVSAVECSGVEPNPRISTVRRGAKIARENGCDVIIALGGGSTMDAAKVMAAAFYYDGDPWDMIFHGQPDPYVPTRALPVITVPTLAATGSEMNMGAVISNEETREKSFVSTECLYPAVALVDPELTMSVPKDQTAYGICDLITHVTEGYFNGVDGTPIQDRFAEGVILTAMQWGPKAIADGSDLEARAQVQWASIVALNGWVNAGTNGGFPVHMIEHTLSAYHDITHGAGLAVVNPSWMRFAARHRPEKFVQFAERIFGLQPARPDDLACAMEGIDRFEAFLRSTGCPTRLSELKIGDALLAEYARETVRIIHDDQGRLPGWPPMSESDIVDVLQSAL; via the coding sequence GTGCAATTCGAGTATTACAATCCAACCCGTTTAATCTTTGCTGCCGGGGCGCTCGCACGTCTAGGAGAGATCGCCGGCCGGCATGGCAAACGCGCCCTGCTGGTTACCGGCGGCGGTAGTGTCAAGCGCAACGGTGTCTTTGATCGCGCAGTCGCCAGCCTGAAGCTTGCCGGCGTTTCAGCGGTGGAATGTTCCGGCGTCGAGCCCAATCCGCGAATCAGTACCGTCAGGCGCGGTGCGAAAATCGCACGGGAGAACGGATGCGATGTGATCATCGCCCTGGGCGGCGGCAGCACTATGGACGCAGCGAAAGTCATGGCTGCCGCGTTTTATTATGACGGCGATCCCTGGGATATGATCTTCCACGGCCAGCCTGATCCTTATGTCCCGACCCGTGCGCTGCCCGTCATCACGGTGCCTACCTTGGCGGCCACCGGCTCCGAGATGAATATGGGTGCGGTCATTTCGAACGAGGAGACCAGGGAAAAGTCCTTTGTCAGCACAGAATGCCTGTATCCAGCGGTTGCCCTCGTTGACCCCGAACTCACCATGAGTGTGCCTAAGGATCAGACTGCCTATGGGATCTGCGACCTGATCACCCATGTGACCGAAGGTTACTTCAACGGTGTCGACGGCACCCCCATTCAGGACCGGTTCGCCGAAGGCGTCATCCTCACAGCCATGCAGTGGGGTCCCAAAGCTATTGCCGACGGGAGTGATCTGGAAGCGCGGGCCCAGGTTCAATGGGCTTCCATTGTCGCCCTCAACGGCTGGGTTAACGCAGGGACCAACGGCGGGTTCCCCGTGCACATGATCGAGCATACCCTGTCCGCCTATCACGACATCACCCACGGGGCAGGTCTGGCCGTGGTCAATCCTTCCTGGATGCGTTTTGCCGCGAGACACAGGCCGGAAAAGTTCGTGCAGTTTGCCGAACGCATCTTCGGCCTGCAGCCGGCGAGACCGGATGACCTTGCGTGTGCCATGGAAGGAATCGACCGCTTTGAAGCGTTTCTGCGCTCCACCGGCTGCCCGACCCGCCTTTCAGAGCTGAAGATTGGGGATGCTCTGCTGGCAGAGTATGCCAGGGAAACGGTCCGTATCATTCATGATGACCAGGGGCGTTTGCCGGGGTGGCCCCCGATGAGCGAGTCGGACATTGTCGATGTGCTGCAGTCGGCGCTGTGA
- a CDS encoding MFS transporter, translating into MIFPEELLSDGHEDAVIAGWRMWSAVGSMSLCVAMLIASEFMPVSLLTPIAADLGATAGMAGQAISISGLFAVVTSLFIATIAGRIDRRHLLMGLTGLMLASLILIAEASSFGMLMIARAVLGMVVGGFWALATATIMRLVPKDAVPKTLGAMYTGNALATTFAAPIGSYLGGIIGWRGVFWALVPIVVLNLIWQWISLPSMPPQTANPVGKVFGLLQRRNVAFAMAGVMLSFAGAFGVFTYMRPFLEAYTRVSVPQLSLLLLAMGGAGFVGTYGATALLERHLYSLLRLLPLALGVVTIGLLSVGHVLWGVAAMLIAWGTLNSAIPVSWSAWLAKGISDEPESGGGLIVAAIQLSIMLGAAFGGLLLDHISIAATLIGGAVLLVLASLIIGNGDRIRSSVGANGQAVNPLR; encoded by the coding sequence GTGATATTTCCCGAGGAATTGTTGTCGGACGGCCATGAGGATGCAGTTATTGCCGGGTGGCGGATGTGGAGTGCAGTTGGCTCGATGTCGCTGTGTGTGGCAATGCTTATCGCTTCGGAGTTCATGCCGGTCAGCCTGCTGACACCGATTGCAGCCGATCTGGGTGCGACTGCCGGAATGGCGGGCCAAGCCATCTCCATTTCGGGTCTCTTCGCAGTGGTAACCAGCTTGTTCATCGCAACCATCGCAGGGCGCATAGATCGCCGCCATTTGCTGATGGGGTTGACGGGTCTGATGTTGGCTTCGTTGATACTGATCGCGGAGGCCTCAAGCTTTGGCATGCTGATGATTGCCCGCGCGGTTCTGGGTATGGTGGTCGGTGGATTTTGGGCGCTGGCCACGGCAACGATTATGCGCCTGGTTCCGAAGGACGCAGTCCCCAAGACGTTGGGGGCCATGTACACGGGCAACGCTTTAGCCACCACCTTTGCCGCGCCCATCGGCAGCTACCTCGGAGGCATCATCGGCTGGCGCGGCGTCTTCTGGGCGCTTGTGCCCATAGTAGTGCTGAATCTGATCTGGCAATGGATAAGCCTGCCGTCCATGCCTCCACAAACCGCTAACCCTGTTGGTAAAGTCTTTGGCCTGTTGCAACGACGCAATGTCGCCTTCGCCATGGCGGGCGTAATGCTCTCCTTTGCCGGCGCCTTCGGCGTATTCACCTATATGCGGCCCTTTCTTGAAGCTTACACACGGGTAAGCGTGCCCCAACTGTCTCTGCTCTTGCTTGCGATGGGAGGGGCTGGATTTGTCGGCACATACGGAGCCACAGCACTGCTTGAGCGTCATCTTTACTCGTTGCTCAGGTTGTTACCCCTGGCACTAGGTGTGGTGACGATTGGCCTGCTGTCGGTTGGACATGTTCTATGGGGAGTCGCGGCCATGCTGATTGCCTGGGGGACACTGAACTCGGCCATTCCGGTGTCGTGGTCCGCCTGGCTGGCTAAAGGTATCAGCGACGAACCGGAAAGCGGCGGCGGGTTGATCGTGGCAGCGATTCAGCTCTCGATCATGCTGGGGGCAGCGTTCGGCGGTTTGCTCCTGGACCATATTTCGATTGCGGCAACGCTGATCGGTGGCGCAGTTCTTCTCGTTCTTGCGTCGCTGATAATCGGTAATGGCGACCGCATCAGATCAAGCGTAGGAGCAAACGGGCAGGCGGTTAATCCTCTCCGTTAG
- a CDS encoding alpha/beta hydrolase: protein MNKTGFVSGAFRILTAMTLGLALSVAGAGATSAAGMPKGADNFYRSKEVTMEKVTFKNQYNMKVAGNLFVPKELKQSSKYPALVVGHPMGAVKEQSANMYAAKMAERGFVTLSLDLSFWGESEGQPRNAVAPEIYAEDFSAAVDFLGTRPFVDRERIGAIGICGSGSFVISAAKIDPRMKAIATVSMYDMGAANRNALKHSMTLEQRKQVIAEAAAQRYIEFTGGETKYTGGTVLELKEDTHPIQREFFDFYRTPRGEFTPKGSSPELTTRPTLTSNVKFMNFYPFNDIETISPRPMLFITGENAHSREFSEDAYKLAAEPKELYIVPGAGHVDLYDRVNYIPFDKLASFFTKSLK from the coding sequence ATGAATAAAACAGGCTTTGTCAGTGGTGCCTTCCGCATCCTCACTGCGATGACACTAGGCTTGGCTTTGTCCGTGGCTGGCGCCGGCGCAACATCCGCGGCAGGCATGCCCAAGGGAGCTGATAACTTCTACAGAAGTAAGGAGGTAACCATGGAAAAAGTTACTTTCAAAAATCAGTACAACATGAAAGTTGCGGGCAATCTGTTTGTTCCCAAGGAGTTGAAGCAGAGCAGCAAATATCCTGCGCTTGTAGTCGGACATCCTATGGGTGCAGTAAAAGAACAAAGTGCGAACATGTATGCGGCAAAAATGGCTGAACGGGGCTTCGTCACCTTGTCCTTGGATCTATCTTTTTGGGGAGAGAGTGAAGGTCAGCCACGCAACGCCGTCGCACCGGAGATTTACGCCGAGGATTTCAGCGCAGCGGTGGATTTCCTGGGCACCCGGCCATTTGTTGACAGAGAACGGATCGGGGCCATCGGGATCTGTGGCAGCGGGAGCTTTGTCATCAGCGCTGCCAAGATTGACCCGCGAATGAAAGCCATTGCGACCGTCAGCATGTACGATATGGGCGCGGCCAACCGTAATGCCCTGAAGCACTCGATGACCCTTGAGCAGCGGAAGCAGGTCATCGCAGAGGCTGCGGCGCAACGCTACATCGAGTTCACCGGCGGTGAAACCAAGTACACCGGCGGGACGGTGCTTGAGCTGAAGGAAGATACCCACCCCATCCAGCGCGAATTCTTTGATTTCTACCGCACCCCTAGAGGCGAGTTCACGCCTAAAGGCTCGTCGCCTGAACTTACGACGCGCCCGACGCTGACCAGTAACGTGAAGTTCATGAATTTCTACCCCTTCAATGACATAGAGACGATTTCTCCTCGCCCCATGCTTTTCATCACGGGCGAAAACGCCCATTCCAGAGAGTTCAGCGAGGACGCCTACAAACTGGCGGCAGAGCCGAAGGAACTCTACATAGTGCCCGGCGCGGGCCATGTGGACCTGTACGACAGAGTGAATTACATTCCCTTTGACAAACTCGCGTCCTTTTTCACCAAGTCTCTAAAATAG
- a CDS encoding flavodoxin family protein → MAKRIVVLAGSPRKGGNSDLLCEQFMLGATEAGHEVERISIRDSKINYCTACGVCQGNGGACMHKDDMADILDKMIRADVIVMATPVYFYTMNGQMKTLIDRTYARYTGINNKDFYFIMTAAVTGKELLDRTLESLRGFTSCLDGAKEKGVIYGTGAWNKGDIKKSPAMAQAYEMGKKA, encoded by the coding sequence ATGGCGAAAAGAATAGTGGTATTGGCTGGCAGCCCCCGGAAGGGGGGAAACTCCGATCTTCTCTGCGAGCAGTTCATGCTTGGAGCGACAGAGGCAGGACACGAAGTGGAACGGATCTCCATACGCGACTCGAAGATCAATTACTGTACCGCCTGCGGCGTCTGTCAGGGCAATGGCGGCGCCTGTATGCATAAGGACGACATGGCGGATATCCTGGACAAGATGATACGTGCAGACGTCATCGTCATGGCTACACCGGTCTATTTTTATACCATGAACGGCCAGATGAAGACCTTGATCGACCGAACCTATGCACGGTACACGGGTATCAACAACAAGGATTTTTATTTCATCATGACGGCCGCCGTCACAGGGAAAGAACTGCTGGACCGGACTCTTGAGTCACTCAGGGGGTTCACCTCCTGCCTTGACGGCGCCAAAGAAAAAGGCGTCATCTATGGTACCGGTGCCTGGAATAAAGGGGACATAAAAAAGAGTCCGGCGATGGCGCAGGCATATGAAATGGGTAAAAAGGCATAG
- a CDS encoding MBL fold metallo-hydrolase — translation MKPIVLYTLIAGVVIVMACTLLKKNSSAQTRSSLSLESELQKPVMVTKGGRLDSARIMWDFFFNKPANTRPSGEIPVQAVTQKELLAVPDNTVCRLGHSTVLLKLHGAFWLTDPMFSERASPIQFAGPDRFHEPPISIDELPPIKAVIISHDHYDHLDHASIMKLAGKVEYFLTPLGVGDILVEWGVPAAKVRQLDWWQETEVGGVRFAATPARHFSGRTLFDKNQTQWASWVILAADQRVFFSGDSGYFGGFKSIGEKYGPFDLTLLETGAYDANWPEVHMKPEETVQAHIDLKGRSLLPIHNGTFDLSMHSWHEPLDRIVALGTGRGIPVMTPLMGEPVSIHEVKHVRRWWEDVDGRKETERVLNK, via the coding sequence ATGAAACCAATCGTGCTTTATACTTTGATTGCAGGAGTTGTTATCGTCATGGCCTGTACCCTATTGAAAAAGAACAGTTCCGCCCAGACTCGCTCATCCCTGTCGTTGGAAAGCGAGCTGCAAAAACCGGTCATGGTCACCAAAGGCGGGCGGCTTGATTCTGCCCGCATCATGTGGGATTTCTTCTTCAACAAGCCTGCGAATACGCGCCCGTCCGGGGAAATCCCGGTACAGGCAGTGACCCAAAAAGAGTTGCTGGCTGTTCCTGACAATACGGTCTGCCGGCTGGGGCACTCAACCGTCCTGCTGAAGCTGCATGGTGCCTTCTGGCTGACCGACCCGATGTTTTCGGAGCGGGCGTCGCCGATACAGTTCGCAGGACCGGACCGGTTCCACGAGCCGCCGATCAGCATCGACGAGCTGCCGCCGATCAAAGCGGTGATCATATCTCACGACCATTACGATCATCTGGACCATGCATCCATCATGAAGCTGGCCGGCAAGGTTGAGTATTTCCTGACGCCGCTTGGCGTTGGCGACATCCTTGTCGAATGGGGTGTGCCGGCTGCCAAGGTGCGGCAACTGGACTGGTGGCAGGAAACTGAAGTCGGCGGCGTCCGTTTTGCCGCCACGCCGGCGCGACACTTTTCCGGTCGCACTCTGTTCGATAAGAATCAGACCCAATGGGCTTCGTGGGTAATTCTTGCTGCCGATCAGCGTGTGTTCTTTAGCGGCGATTCAGGCTACTTTGGCGGGTTCAAAAGCATCGGCGAGAAGTACGGCCCCTTTGATCTGACCCTGCTGGAAACCGGTGCCTACGATGCCAACTGGCCGGAAGTCCATATGAAACCCGAAGAAACCGTCCAGGCCCACATCGATCTGAAAGGGAGGAGCCTGCTCCCCATCCACAACGGCACTTTCGATCTCTCCATGCACTCCTGGCATGAGCCTTTGGACAGAATAGTCGCCCTGGGCACTGGCCGGGGTATTCCGGTAATGACGCCGCTGATGGGCGAACCGGTCAGCATACACGAAGTAAAGCATGTCCGGCGCTGGTGGGAAGATGTGGACGGACGGAAAGAAACCGAGCGCGTGCTGAACAAGTGA
- a CDS encoding SAM-dependent methyltransferase: protein MPNDDNIFERLEGFRIDLDGRFEWSLRLTADQATVRDNIVFWLDAGVTPAQEPGALPFTSLLEQVGSPSAIRNIWEARCRCCLHQGLGFSASGASDWRLYLHRQSKPFYGDEYTVYHWPPRPWQQATRYSFFFFPETPSGETPENWIHPALLPVYRKFQSEELLQAISGFWLRRNHAGVDQVCLTFPWQPAVQTYLGVLKGFVTGAAARKVLRGYASHHFRHISFATSRQQTPTLTLYFSGTPDKRPRDMEELQSSVQVDARRCDKLLQACLPKIDVSEREPAERLESFYTPGDIDVWSKALGRDMHYHFGLFTEEDDLEAIWNDAPFERGVSELIPYIPAGSKVYDLGCGWGGPAAYLAKAHGCDVTGITASRAQFRYCDALGLKCRYGDMETTLPPGRFDILLMLESLEHVEDKASLLKTLRQFGSRLVIRTHCQEGDADGTAFNGTMHLVSAQELKALLQACGWKITHWSNRREASMPTVEIWHKRLCTIPPQNDEHFEAWRQFCSKIMRYPEEWASSHPLIEAVAELEWSEPPPP, encoded by the coding sequence ATGCCAAACGACGACAACATATTTGAGAGGTTAGAGGGGTTCCGGATCGACCTTGACGGCCGTTTCGAATGGTCCCTGCGCCTGACGGCGGACCAGGCAACGGTTAGGGACAACATTGTTTTCTGGCTGGATGCCGGGGTAACGCCGGCGCAAGAGCCTGGTGCGCTGCCTTTTACCTCGCTGCTTGAACAGGTGGGTTCCCCGTCAGCCATACGAAACATCTGGGAGGCGCGCTGCCGCTGCTGCCTGCACCAGGGACTCGGGTTTTCGGCAAGCGGCGCAAGCGACTGGCGACTCTACCTGCATCGGCAGTCCAAGCCTTTCTACGGGGACGAATACACGGTGTATCACTGGCCGCCCAGGCCGTGGCAACAGGCGACTCGATACAGTTTCTTCTTTTTCCCGGAGACCCCATCAGGAGAGACACCGGAGAACTGGATTCATCCGGCTCTGCTGCCGGTTTATCGGAAGTTCCAGTCGGAGGAGCTGCTTCAGGCGATTTCCGGGTTCTGGCTCAGGCGCAACCACGCCGGGGTCGACCAGGTATGCCTGACCTTCCCTTGGCAGCCGGCAGTGCAAACATACCTCGGAGTGCTGAAAGGATTCGTTACCGGTGCCGCCGCCCGAAAGGTCCTGAGGGGGTACGCCTCGCATCACTTCAGACATATCTCCTTCGCCACTTCACGGCAGCAGACGCCGACCCTGACCCTGTATTTCTCTGGTACGCCGGATAAACGTCCGCGGGACATGGAGGAACTCCAGAGTTCCGTCCAGGTTGATGCCCGCCGCTGCGACAAACTGTTGCAAGCCTGCCTCCCCAAAATAGATGTCTCGGAAAGAGAACCGGCGGAAAGATTGGAAAGTTTCTATACCCCTGGCGACATCGATGTCTGGAGCAAAGCGTTGGGGAGGGACATGCACTACCACTTCGGACTTTTTACCGAAGAAGACGATTTGGAGGCTATCTGGAACGACGCCCCGTTCGAGCGGGGGGTGAGCGAGCTGATCCCCTATATTCCCGCGGGAAGCAAGGTGTATGATCTCGGCTGCGGTTGGGGCGGCCCGGCAGCCTACCTTGCAAAGGCGCACGGCTGCGACGTCACCGGCATTACGGCGAGCCGGGCCCAGTTCAGATACTGCGACGCACTGGGACTGAAATGCCGCTACGGCGACATGGAGACCACCCTCCCGCCGGGGCGGTTCGACATCCTGCTGATGCTGGAGAGCCTGGAACACGTGGAAGACAAGGCCTCCCTGCTCAAGACCCTGCGGCAGTTCGGATCGCGCCTTGTCATACGCACCCACTGCCAGGAAGGCGATGCGGACGGCACGGCCTTTAACGGCACCATGCACCTCGTGTCGGCACAAGAGCTGAAAGCCCTGCTGCAGGCATGCGGCTGGAAGATCACCCACTGGAGCAACCGTCGCGAGGCATCGATGCCGACGGTGGAAATCTGGCACAAGCGTCTCTGCACCATCCCCCCGCAAAACGACGAGCACTTCGAAGCCTGGCGCCAATTCTGCAGCAAGATCATGCGCTACCCCGAGGAGTGGGCCTCTTCCCATCCCCTCATCGAGGCGGTGGCGGAACTGGAGTGGAGCGAACCCCCACCCCCCTAA
- a CDS encoding HD domain-containing protein → MQQIVDFILELDKLKSVTRQSRSKGSDRNENSAEHSWQIAMLAYSLEPYAATPVDIHRVVAMLLVHDIGEIDTGDTIVYATEGWEERKAAELEAVKRIFGLVPEPQRSYFLELWLEFDEAATPEARFAHAADRAMPPLLNLANNGQSWRENGISYERVIDKIGPPIKAGCPAMWEYLRSRLEEENRIGWFK, encoded by the coding sequence ATGCAACAGATCGTGGACTTCATACTGGAACTGGACAAACTGAAAAGCGTCACCCGCCAAAGCAGGTCCAAGGGTAGCGACCGCAACGAAAATTCCGCCGAACATAGCTGGCAGATCGCCATGCTCGCCTATTCCCTTGAGCCTTATGCCGCGACGCCTGTAGATATACATCGCGTGGTCGCCATGCTCCTGGTGCACGACATCGGGGAGATCGATACCGGCGACACCATTGTCTACGCCACCGAGGGGTGGGAGGAGCGCAAGGCGGCCGAGTTGGAAGCGGTGAAGCGGATCTTTGGATTGGTGCCGGAACCGCAGCGCTCCTATTTCCTTGAGTTGTGGCTGGAGTTCGACGAGGCGGCCACCCCCGAAGCCCGCTTCGCCCATGCCGCCGACCGCGCCATGCCGCCCTTGCTAAACCTCGCCAACAATGGCCAGAGCTGGCGGGAAAACGGCATCAGCTACGAGCGCGTCATCGACAAGATCGGTCCCCCCATCAAAGCCGGGTGCCCCGCGATGTGGGAGTACCTGAGGTCCCGCCTGGAGGAAGAAAACCGGATAGGGTGGTTCAAGTAA
- a CDS encoding ketopantoate reductase family protein, which translates to MGESTYKTTIIGAGALGAVYGSLLFNMNPDDVCFIASGERHDRLKNDGVTVNGRRYAIKVAKPEEATAADLVIVAVKHHHLDEAIADMSKAVGSQTVILSVMNGIDSEERIGAAYGMEKVLYGLSLGIDALREGGAVTYKNLGRILFGERENRESTERVRRIASLFDRAGIAHEVPPDMVRSLWFKYMINVGVNQVSALLGATYGALRNSPEARELMDTAMREVIAVAVAKKVNLSEDDIGEWYKVLATLSAEGKTSMLQDVEAGRKTEVEMLAGTVIELGGRCGIPTPVNRKLFDDLKRIESLQEG; encoded by the coding sequence ATGGGCGAATCAACTTACAAAACAACCATCATCGGTGCGGGGGCACTAGGGGCGGTTTACGGAAGCCTTCTCTTCAACATGAACCCCGACGACGTCTGCTTTATCGCCAGCGGCGAACGTCACGACAGGCTGAAGAACGACGGGGTCACAGTCAACGGCAGGCGCTATGCGATAAAGGTGGCAAAGCCTGAAGAAGCAACGGCTGCAGATCTGGTCATTGTGGCCGTGAAGCACCACCATCTTGACGAAGCGATTGCCGATATGAGCAAGGCGGTCGGATCCCAAACAGTCATTCTCTCGGTCATGAACGGCATCGACAGCGAGGAGCGCATCGGCGCTGCCTACGGAATGGAGAAGGTTCTGTATGGGCTCTCGCTCGGAATAGACGCCTTGAGGGAGGGGGGCGCCGTAACCTACAAGAACCTCGGCCGCATCCTGTTCGGCGAGCGGGAAAACAGGGAGTCGACCGAACGGGTCCGGCGCATCGCTTCCCTCTTCGACAGGGCCGGCATCGCCCATGAGGTCCCCCCCGACATGGTCCGCAGCCTCTGGTTCAAATACATGATCAACGTAGGGGTGAACCAGGTCTCCGCACTCCTCGGGGCAACCTACGGCGCATTGAGAAACTCGCCCGAGGCAAGGGAGTTGATGGATACCGCCATGAGGGAAGTCATAGCCGTCGCCGTAGCAAAGAAGGTGAATCTGTCGGAAGACGATATAGGCGAGTGGTACAAGGTGCTGGCGACCTTGAGCGCGGAAGGAAAGACCTCGATGCTGCAGGACGTGGAGGCTGGAAGAAAGACGGAAGTCGAGATGCTGGCAGGTACAGTCATCGAGTTGGGCGGGCGCTGCGGCATACCGACGCCGGTAAACCGGAAGCTCTTTGACGACCTGAAACGTATAGAGTCCTTGCAGGAAGGATAG